The Lacticaseibacillus rhamnosus DNA window AAGCTCGAATATCATCTTTACTAAAATTCAGCAGCGGACGCACCAAACGCTTTTTACGCCACGGTTGATCCGGACGAATTCCTACAAGGGCGGCCGGATCACCGGAGCGTCCTAACCGAAACAGGACCGTTTCAAGTTGATCATCCGCGTGATGCGCTGTCATGATCACCGTGGCTGCCTGAGAATCGGCACTCGCATTCAAGAAGTCGTAGCGTGCCTGTCGCGCCGCAGCTTCACTTACCGCAGTGGCGGCCGATCGCTGCCATGTTCCAGTCACAACCGGAACATGATAACGCGCTGCTGCAGCCGCCACAAATGCTTGCTCCTGTCGGCTTTCTGGCCGCAAACGATGATCAAACGTTGCGACAACGACATCCAGATTCGGTGCTCGAACTGCCAGGTCCAACAAGACCATCGAATCCACGCCTCCGGAAACAGCCACTAACACCCGGGTATGCGGCGTAAACTCAAACTGTTCAAAAAGCTTTGGACTCATGTGTCTGCTCCTCCGCTTAGCATACTCGGCCAAGCATATTGATCGCATAACCACCATCAAATCGGCTTGGCAACAAAATAGGCCCAGAACAAATAACCGTTTGTCCCAGACCTGATTTTTTTAACTACGCCGACCGCCTCGGCCGCCGCGTTTGCCTTCGGTGTTGCGGCGAAGAACACTTAGGCGATCTTCGCTTTCTTTCAAATAGCCGGACATCATCGCATCAAAATCGCCTTTTACCGGTTGGGCTTTGTGGCCGAATCGATTGCCACTATTGCGTGCGCCGCCTTGGAAGCGGTTATTGCCAGCATGTGGCGCGGGTGCGTGTCTGTTTTCGTGATAATGATCATTTTCACGTTGTTGCGGTTTGTCAACTGCTTTCCGGATAGACAGGCCAATCTTACCATCTTGGATCGAAAGGACTTTAACCGTCACCGGTTCGCCAACATGCAGCACATCATGAATATCTTTGACATAAGCGTCAGAGACTTCGCTAATGTGCACCAATCCGGTCTTGCCATCGCCTAACTCAACGAATGCACCGAATTTCGTGATCCCGGTGACTTTACCAGCCACTTTCGTACCAACTTCAACTGCCATAAAAAAAGAAGTCCTCCTAATTAAATGTATCTATAAGTATAGCATGAGTGAAAAGACACGCAAGCACGACGTATTAGCCTAGCCAAAGCAACTGAATGCAGTCGTCAAAGGCAATTCGCCATGAAGAAAACATTTCAGCGTCTGTGCTCCCCGCCAATGCTTGCCACCTCATCAAGAATACCACTGAATCTCAAACCAACAACTCTAAAGTAGCCAAATGACTGCAGGGACGCGAATATAAAAAACGACCGGCACTTGCGTTTATTGCAACCCGTTTATCGCGTCATTGGGTAACGTTTAAGTCCGGCACTTTGTTTGCTTTATCCGGCAAATTAAAAATAATCTCTCCCGGTTTCGAATAGAGGTATTTTTCACGAATCAGCTTGGCCGTGTAATCGTCATTATGCAATTGGTCAACCTGAACTTTAAGGGCGGCTTTGTTCGCCTTTAATTTATTCAAATTAGACTTGGCTTTGGCAACCGCCTGATTTGTTTCCCCCAGTGTCATTTGCGTGCGCATTAAACTGACGCCGCCTAAGCCCAAAATAGCAACCATCACAATTAGCAAATTACGAATTCGTTTCATATGTACCGCGTGTGCCCGCGACTTAGGCACACGTGTCGACTTTTGCCTGTGTTCACGTGTATATGCATTATTTAATTGACTGATATTATTTTTCGCCATCTGTCTGCACCCTCGTTTTCACCAGCCGTGTATCACTACTTCAGTAAATCAAGTATAACAAATCAGAGGGGCTGCTGTTCAATAAATCGGCATTAAAATGTTTCTTTATAATCTTCTTTCAAAACCGTGTACATATCGGCCGCTTCGTTCTTTTTCGTTGTTTCAACTAAATCGTCCGCACGTACGGTCAATGTTTTGTTACCGAAATTAATCACCAGCGTGTCGCCAACTCCAACATCGGTACTCGACTTGGCAACTT harbors:
- a CDS encoding S1 domain-containing RNA-binding protein, with the protein product MAVEVGTKVAGKVTGITKFGAFVELGDGKTGLVHISEVSDAYVKDIHDVLHVGEPVTVKVLSIQDGKIGLSIRKAVDKPQQRENDHYHENRHAPAPHAGNNRFQGGARNSGNRFGHKAQPVKGDFDAMMSGYLKESEDRLSVLRRNTEGKRGGRGGRRS
- a CDS encoding FtsB family cell division protein; translated protein: MAKNNISQLNNAYTREHRQKSTRVPKSRAHAVHMKRIRNLLIVMVAILGLGGVSLMRTQMTLGETNQAVAKAKSNLNKLKANKAALKVQVDQLHNDDYTAKLIREKYLYSKPGEIIFNLPDKANKVPDLNVTQ
- a CDS encoding RNA-binding S4 domain-containing protein; the encoded protein is MRLDKFLKVSRIIKRRTVAKEIADKGRITINGKVAKSSTDVGVGDTLVINFGNKTLTVRADDLVETTKKNEAADMYTVLKEDYKETF